The following proteins are encoded in a genomic region of Neovison vison isolate M4711 chromosome 12, ASM_NN_V1, whole genome shotgun sequence:
- the TRDMT1 gene encoding tRNA (cytosine(38)-C(5))-methyltransferase isoform X2 produces MILMSPPCQPFTRIGLQGDVTDPRTNSLLYILDILPRLQKLPKYILLENVKGFEVSSTRDLLIQTLENCGFQYQEFLLSPTSLGIPNSRLRYFLIAKLQSEPLPFQAPGQVLTEFPKIESEHPERNRIDAEDKMERKKIEPNICSDKSRPCSGKETILFKLETLEEIDRKHHQDSDLSVQMLKDFLEDDVDVNQYFLPPKSLLRYALLFDIVKPTCRRSTCFTKGYGSYIEGTGSVLQTTEDVQIEDIYKSLTNLPQEEKITKLLMLKLRYFTPKEIANLLGFPSEFGFPEKITVKQRYRLLGNSLNVHVVAKLIKILCE; encoded by the exons ATGATTTTAATGAGCCCTCCCTGTCAACCATTCACCAG AATTGGCCTGCAAGGTGATGTGACAGACCCAAGGACAAATAGCCtcttatatatcctggatattcTCCCAAG attacaAAAATTACCGAAATATAttcttttagaaaatgttaaaggCTTTGAAGTATCCTCTACAAg agaccTATTAATACAAACATTAGAAAATTGTGGTTTTCAGTACCAGGAATTTCTGTTATCTCCAACATCT CTTGGCATTCCAAATTCAAGGCTCCGGTATTTCCTTATTGCAAAGCTTCAGTCAGAACCATTACCTTTTCAAGCCCCTGgtcag GTACTGACGGAGTTTCCCAAAATTGAATCTGAAcatccagaaagaaatagaatagatgcagaagataaaatggaaagaaagaaaattgaaccaAATATTTGCTCTGATAAGAGCAGACCGTGTTCTGGAAAAGAGACCATTCTTTTTAAGCTTGAAACTTTAGAAGAAATTGACCGGAAACATCACCAGGACAGTGATCTCTCTGTGCAAATGCTAAAAGATTTTCTTGAAGATGATGTTGAcgtgaatcagtattttttaccGCCAAAGTCATTGCTGCGATATGCTCTTTTGTTTGACATTGTGAAGCCCACGTGCAGAAGGTCCACATGCTTTACCAAAGG TTATGGAAGCTACATAGAAGGGACAGGATCTGTGTTACAGACCACAGAGGATGTGCAG ATTGAGGATATCTACAAATCCCTTACCAATTTGCCACAAGaagaaaagataacaaaattgTTAATGCTTAAACTTCGGTATTTCACTCCTAAAGAAATAGCAAATCTCCTTGGATTTCCTTCAGAGTTCG gatttccTGAGAAGATAACAGTGAAACAGCGTTACCGTCTACTTGGAAATAGTCTCAATGTGCATGTAGTAGCTAAACTAATCAAAATCCTttgtgaataa
- the TRDMT1 gene encoding tRNA (cytosine(38)-C(5))-methyltransferase isoform X1, producing MEPLRVLELYSGIGGMHQALRESCIPAQVVAAIDVNTVANEVYKYNFPHTQLLAKTIEGITLEELDKLSFNMILMSPPCQPFTRIGLQGDVTDPRTNSLLYILDILPRLQKLPKYILLENVKGFEVSSTRDLLIQTLENCGFQYQEFLLSPTSLGIPNSRLRYFLIAKLQSEPLPFQAPGQVLTEFPKIESEHPERNRIDAEDKMERKKIEPNICSDKSRPCSGKETILFKLETLEEIDRKHHQDSDLSVQMLKDFLEDDVDVNQYFLPPKSLLRYALLFDIVKPTCRRSTCFTKGYGSYIEGTGSVLQTTEDVQIEDIYKSLTNLPQEEKITKLLMLKLRYFTPKEIANLLGFPSEFGFPEKITVKQRYRLLGNSLNVHVVAKLIKILCE from the exons AAAGCTGTATACCTGCACAAGTGGTGGCTGCCATTGATGTAAACACTGTTGCTAACGAAGTATACAAGTACAATTTTCCTCACACACAGTTACTGGCCAAGACAATCGAA GGCATTACACTAGAAGAGCTTGACAAATTGTCTTTCAATATGATTTTAATGAGCCCTCCCTGTCAACCATTCACCAG AATTGGCCTGCAAGGTGATGTGACAGACCCAAGGACAAATAGCCtcttatatatcctggatattcTCCCAAG attacaAAAATTACCGAAATATAttcttttagaaaatgttaaaggCTTTGAAGTATCCTCTACAAg agaccTATTAATACAAACATTAGAAAATTGTGGTTTTCAGTACCAGGAATTTCTGTTATCTCCAACATCT CTTGGCATTCCAAATTCAAGGCTCCGGTATTTCCTTATTGCAAAGCTTCAGTCAGAACCATTACCTTTTCAAGCCCCTGgtcag GTACTGACGGAGTTTCCCAAAATTGAATCTGAAcatccagaaagaaatagaatagatgcagaagataaaatggaaagaaagaaaattgaaccaAATATTTGCTCTGATAAGAGCAGACCGTGTTCTGGAAAAGAGACCATTCTTTTTAAGCTTGAAACTTTAGAAGAAATTGACCGGAAACATCACCAGGACAGTGATCTCTCTGTGCAAATGCTAAAAGATTTTCTTGAAGATGATGTTGAcgtgaatcagtattttttaccGCCAAAGTCATTGCTGCGATATGCTCTTTTGTTTGACATTGTGAAGCCCACGTGCAGAAGGTCCACATGCTTTACCAAAGG TTATGGAAGCTACATAGAAGGGACAGGATCTGTGTTACAGACCACAGAGGATGTGCAG ATTGAGGATATCTACAAATCCCTTACCAATTTGCCACAAGaagaaaagataacaaaattgTTAATGCTTAAACTTCGGTATTTCACTCCTAAAGAAATAGCAAATCTCCTTGGATTTCCTTCAGAGTTCG gatttccTGAGAAGATAACAGTGAAACAGCGTTACCGTCTACTTGGAAATAGTCTCAATGTGCATGTAGTAGCTAAACTAATCAAAATCCTttgtgaataa